Proteins encoded in a region of the Populus nigra chromosome 3, ddPopNigr1.1, whole genome shotgun sequence genome:
- the LOC133689902 gene encoding probable mediator of RNA polymerase II transcription subunit 26b: MKSVSLDYWRNYFRTASSDIFGIIDHAILVAASDCPKEFKLRRDRIAERLFSCRLIKCSGCNRVELAVPGHDEGVSDDGGCCSKRRDGDNSGGVGGGDDDDVDIDIDDGGFEYEGGGSKGSKVNSSNRDNDIDNGEVNVNDQLVCNFSYGDAEALTDEIEEVSQTVDEVLRIKDILYNSQDESDSVLLESLRKLRLMALTVDTLKATEIGKAVNVLRKHGSKQIRYLARTLIEDWKVLVDEWYSTANAIRGDEGTPDSVNPSVVDEEEGLPSPPLDEGAFFATQPTSMELSQFFDGMDDDGNPRNGGEFIKNRESGQRPSVEKQNFAKQKQHTPNGANVLSKDNKSQQMRRQEAIVKASKPSNANSGPGRPLMQNVEQKMNQELQLIRKTDKITSQRKPPTGQQDKLKNSDEVDVQMKLEATKRKLQERYQQAENAKRQRTIQVMELHDLPKQGYVQKNQPIRPGNQNRHWAHGRRQTF, from the exons ATGAAATCTGTGTCACTTGATTATTGGAGGAATTATTTCAGGACAGCAAGTTCTGATATTTTTGGTATCATTGATCATGCAATCTTGGTTGCAGCATCTGATTGTCCTAAAGAGTTTAAATTGCGTAGAGATCGAATTGCAGAGCGTTTGTTTTCTTGTAGATTGATAAAGTGTTCGGGCTGTAACCGGGTTGAGTTGGCGGTGCCGGGTCATGATGAAGGTGTGAGTGATGATGGAGGTTGCTGTAGCAAGAGAAGGGATGGTGATAATTCtggtggtgttggtggtggtgatgatgatgatgttgataTAGATATTGATGATGGTGGGTTTGAGTACGAGGGAGGTGGTAGTAAAGGGAGCAAGGTGAATAGTAGTAATAGAGATAATGATATTGATAATGGAGAAGTGAATGTGAATGATCAGTTGGTTTGTAATTTTAGTTATGGAGATGCTGAAGCTTTAACTGATGAGATTGAAGAGGTTTCTCAGACTGTTGATGAGGTTTTGAGAATCAAAGACATTCTTTATAACAGCCAAGATGAG TCTGATTCCGTGTTGCTTGAATCTTTGAGGAAGCTTCGACTGATGGCTTTGACCGTGGATACTCTTAAG GCAACTGAGATTGGAAAGGCTGTCAATGTCCTCCGGAAGCATGGATCAAAGCAGATTCGATATCTTGCACGGACTCTAATAGA AGACTGGAAAGTTTTAGTAGACGAGTGGTATAGTACTGCAAATGCTATAAGAG GTGATGAAGGTACTCCCGATTCTGTAAATCCCTCTgttgttgatgaagaagaagggCTTCCATCTCCTCCTTTGGATGAAGGAGCTTTCTTTGCTACTCAACCTACTTCAATGGAGCTCTCACAa TTCTTTGATGGAATGGATGATGATGGAA ATCCTCGAAACGGTGGGGAATTCATCAAGAACCGTGAAAGTGGACAGAGACCATCAGtggagaaacaaaattttgcaaaacagaAACAGCACACTCCTAATGGAGCAAATGTCCTTTCCAAGGACAACAAGAGTCAACAGATGAGGAGGCAAGAAGCTATTGTAAAGGCAAGCAAGCCTTCAAATGCCAATTCTGGACCTGGAAGACCTCTAATGCAAAATGTTGAGCAGAAGATGAATCAGGAACTGCAGTTAATTCGAAAAACAGATAAGATTACCAGCCAGAGAAAGCCTCCAACTGGCCAGCAAGAT AAATTGAAGAATTCAGATGAAGTTGATGTCCAGATGAAACTTGAAGCCACAAAAAGGAAACTCCAGGAGCGGTATCAACAAGCTGAGAATG CCAAGAGGCAAAGAACGATACAGGTAATGGAGCTGCATGATCTCCCTAAGCAGGGATATGTTCAGAAAAACCAACCCATTAGACCAGGGAACCAAAACCGGCATTGGGCACATGGAAGGCGGCAAACATTTTAA